In Streptomyces violaceusniger Tu 4113, one DNA window encodes the following:
- a CDS encoding DUF1996 domain-containing protein produces MRNKKRHKRSRVIGLTVVGVTALAVGGGALLMTDNDASAARRSAGQQAPARAAMTVKCPDAATRLSSVPQQARPTVDKELATMDSQVADAYQQLAARGASADQDWVRTRVLEPLSAQRRGALNRIGNEIGRVASRPSGLDTLASCTVQQAAPAAAPAGATAAPAGATSAPAGATPAAGTAAPAAPQAGGQAQSGPVKADFVDIRRVRPNVKNPRTRGNASRGTFSSRCGRNENKHFNSDNVIVAPGVSNGAHHMHDYVGNRDTDAFSTNDGLAAAGTTCTNGDRSTHYWPVLRQQDGTKEADADQPGGGTEGNVGRILRPETASISFRGSAVSKVVEMPKFLRIITGDAKAFTNGTANANASWSCTGFENRQLKDKYPLCPKGSKVVRTFKFQSCWDGKNADSANHRTHVAFADAKGACAKGFKAIPQLIQRITYKVAPGSLFAVDSFPEQLHKPVTDHGDFINVMSNSLMKKAVKCINTGRKCG; encoded by the coding sequence ATGAGGAACAAGAAGAGACACAAGCGATCCAGGGTCATCGGGCTGACCGTGGTCGGAGTGACCGCACTGGCCGTGGGCGGCGGGGCGCTCCTGATGACCGACAACGACGCTTCCGCCGCCCGCCGATCGGCCGGGCAGCAGGCGCCGGCGCGGGCGGCGATGACCGTCAAGTGTCCTGATGCCGCGACCCGGCTGTCGAGCGTGCCGCAGCAGGCGCGGCCCACCGTGGACAAGGAACTGGCGACCATGGACAGCCAGGTCGCCGACGCCTACCAGCAGTTGGCCGCGCGCGGCGCGAGCGCCGACCAGGACTGGGTGCGCACCCGGGTGCTGGAGCCGCTGAGCGCCCAGCGGCGTGGCGCGCTGAACCGCATCGGGAACGAGATCGGCCGCGTGGCGAGCCGCCCGTCCGGCCTGGACACGCTGGCGTCCTGCACCGTGCAGCAAGCGGCCCCGGCCGCCGCACCGGCAGGCGCCACCGCCGCACCGGCAGGCGCCACCTCCGCACCGGCGGGCGCCACCCCCGCCGCGGGAACGGCCGCCCCCGCCGCTCCGCAGGCGGGTGGCCAGGCACAGTCCGGCCCGGTGAAGGCGGACTTCGTGGACATCCGCAGGGTGCGGCCGAACGTCAAGAACCCCCGTACGCGGGGCAACGCCTCCCGAGGCACCTTCTCATCGCGCTGCGGCCGCAATGAGAACAAGCACTTCAACTCGGACAACGTGATCGTCGCCCCCGGTGTGAGCAACGGCGCCCACCATATGCACGACTACGTCGGCAACCGCGACACCGACGCCTTCTCCACCAACGACGGCCTCGCCGCCGCCGGGACCACCTGCACCAACGGTGACCGCTCCACCCACTACTGGCCGGTCCTGCGGCAGCAGGACGGGACGAAGGAGGCCGACGCCGACCAGCCCGGCGGCGGCACCGAGGGCAATGTGGGCCGGATTCTGCGCCCGGAGACCGCGTCGATCAGCTTCCGTGGCAGCGCGGTGTCCAAGGTCGTCGAGATGCCCAAGTTCCTGCGCATCATCACCGGTGACGCCAAGGCGTTCACCAACGGCACGGCCAATGCCAACGCCTCGTGGAGCTGCACCGGATTCGAGAACCGGCAGCTCAAGGACAAGTACCCGCTGTGCCCGAAGGGCAGCAAGGTGGTCCGTACCTTCAAGTTCCAGAGCTGCTGGGACGGCAAGAACGCCGACAGCGCGAACCACCGCACCCATGTGGCCTTCGCGGACGCCAAGGGCGCGTGTGCCAAGGGGTTCAAGGCCATCCCGCAGCTGATCCAGCGGATCACCTACAAGGTGGCGCCCGGCTCGCTCTTCGCGGTCGACAGCTTCCCCGAGCAACTGCACAAGCCGGTGACCGACCACGGCGACTTCATCAACGTGATGTCCAACTCGCTGATGAAGAAGGCCGTGAAGTGCATCAACACCGGGCGTAAGTGCGGCTGA
- a CDS encoding HAD family hydrolase — protein MNTMPAVIFDLDGTLVDSEPLYYEAGRRTLERYGISGFGWEEHAQFIGIGTRETLETLRDRYRIEAPVEELLAVKSRHYLELAAATEAFPAMRAFVERLRAAGHPLVVASGSSRSAIETALKATGLDALLPVYVSAEDVGRGKPEPDVFLAAARLLSVDPGRCVVVEDAGPGVEAARRAGMGCIAVPYVAGPSPDGEPFASAGLLFRGGQPEFDAERAYEWVAAHG, from the coding sequence ATGAACACCATGCCCGCCGTGATCTTCGACCTGGACGGCACTCTCGTGGACAGCGAGCCCCTCTACTACGAGGCGGGGCGGCGGACCCTCGAGCGGTATGGGATCAGCGGCTTCGGCTGGGAGGAGCACGCGCAGTTCATCGGGATCGGCACCAGGGAGACCTTGGAGACGCTGCGCGACCGGTATCGCATCGAGGCGCCCGTGGAGGAGCTGCTCGCCGTCAAGAGCCGGCACTATCTGGAGCTGGCCGCGGCGACCGAGGCGTTTCCCGCGATGCGCGCGTTCGTGGAGCGGCTGAGGGCCGCCGGGCATCCGTTGGTCGTGGCCTCCGGTTCGTCCCGTTCGGCGATCGAGACCGCGCTCAAGGCCACGGGGCTGGACGCGCTGCTGCCCGTCTATGTGTCCGCGGAGGATGTGGGCCGCGGTAAGCCGGAGCCGGATGTGTTTCTGGCTGCCGCGCGACTGCTGTCCGTCGATCCGGGGCGGTGTGTGGTGGTCGAGGACGCCGGCCCCGGGGTGGAGGCGGCACGGCGGGCCGGGATGGGCTGTATCGCCGTTCCGTACGTGGCCGGGCCGTCGCCGGACGGTGAGCCGTTCGCCTCCGCCGGGCTGCTCTTCCGGGGCGGGCAGCCGGAGTTCGACGCCGAGCGGGCCTACGAGTGGGTCGCGGCCCACGGTTGA
- a CDS encoding lactonase family protein — MGVSGNGLRAYIGSFTVAGGAGVTVADVDDETGALRIRSSTDAVVNPSYLVLAPGGRVLYAVSETEEGAAAALDVTQDPPALLGEPVPVRGAGPTHLALAGGRLLTANYGSGSVSALPVLEDGRLGEPVAVLRHEGSGPHPERQEGPHAHAVAPDPSGGWLLAVDLGIDAVQVYALPGPSPHHEVRLRPGSGPRHLAFHPRGDRVYVINELDPTITACRWDAASGVLEPLGETRLVPDGTDVETYPAELVVSGDGRFVWAVNRGHDSIATLALDAPGDRMELVTTTPCGGHWPRDLTLDPSGRRLYVSNERSGDVTWFDIDPSTRVPRRGGSVPAPAASCVVFG, encoded by the coding sequence GTGGGCGTGAGTGGGAACGGGCTGCGGGCGTATATCGGGTCCTTCACTGTGGCGGGCGGTGCCGGGGTCACCGTCGCGGATGTCGACGACGAGACGGGTGCGCTGCGGATCCGGAGCTCCACGGATGCGGTCGTCAACCCGTCCTATCTGGTGCTCGCCCCCGGCGGGCGCGTGCTGTACGCCGTGAGCGAGACCGAGGAGGGGGCGGCCGCCGCGCTGGATGTCACGCAGGATCCGCCCGCGCTGCTCGGTGAGCCCGTGCCGGTGCGGGGCGCGGGGCCCACCCATCTCGCGCTCGCCGGCGGGCGGCTGCTGACGGCCAACTACGGTTCCGGCAGCGTCAGCGCGCTGCCGGTGCTGGAGGACGGCCGGCTCGGGGAGCCGGTGGCCGTGTTGCGGCACGAGGGCAGTGGACCGCATCCGGAGCGGCAGGAGGGACCGCATGCCCATGCGGTGGCGCCCGATCCGTCGGGTGGCTGGCTGCTCGCCGTCGACCTGGGGATCGACGCGGTCCAGGTGTACGCGCTGCCCGGGCCGAGTCCGCATCACGAGGTCCGGCTGCGCCCGGGGAGCGGTCCGCGCCATCTGGCGTTCCATCCGCGTGGCGACCGCGTGTATGTCATCAACGAGCTCGATCCGACGATCACGGCCTGCCGCTGGGACGCGGCGTCCGGCGTTCTCGAACCGCTGGGCGAGACCCGGCTGGTCCCCGACGGTACGGACGTCGAGACCTACCCCGCCGAGCTCGTGGTCTCCGGTGACGGCCGCTTCGTATGGGCCGTCAACCGCGGTCACGACAGCATCGCGACGCTCGCCCTCGACGCGCCCGGCGACCGCATGGAGCTGGTCACCACCACTCCCTGTGGCGGCCACTGGCCCCGCGATCTGACGCTCGACCCGTCGGGACGCCGGCTCTATGTGTCCAATGAGCGCTCGGGCGATGTCACCTGGTTCGACATCGACCCCTCGACGAGGGTGCCGCGTCGAGGCGGTTCGGTCCCGGCCCCGGCGGCGTCCTGCGTGGTCTTCGGCTGA
- a CDS encoding NADH:flavin oxidoreductase/NADH oxidase: MSALFEPFTLRSLTIPNRLWMSPMCQYSADGDEGAGVPHDWHFVHYGARATGGTGLILVEATAVSPEGRITPGDLGIWNDTQVEAFRKLVGFLKGQGTVPGIQLAHAGRKASTDAPWRGGAPLDADQGSWRTLAPSPIPFDEGHPVPDELSVERIGEIIRQFADAARRALAAGFEVAEVHGAHGYLIGEFLSPHSNHRTDGYGGSFENRVRFALEVVDAVRAVWPEDLPLFFRISATDWLEENGWTPEDTVRLAALLKDHGVDLLDVSSGGNAAGVRIPTGPGYQVRFAERVRRETGLPVAAVGLITEAEQAEKIVTNGEADAVLLGRELLRDPYFARRAATELGGQVRNPDQYHRAVR, translated from the coding sequence ATGAGTGCCCTCTTCGAGCCCTTCACCCTGCGGTCGCTGACCATCCCCAACCGCCTCTGGATGTCGCCCATGTGCCAGTACAGCGCGGATGGGGACGAGGGCGCCGGGGTGCCGCACGACTGGCACTTCGTCCACTACGGCGCCCGCGCCACCGGTGGCACCGGGCTGATTCTGGTCGAGGCGACGGCCGTCTCCCCCGAGGGCCGCATCACCCCCGGAGACCTCGGCATCTGGAACGACACGCAGGTCGAGGCGTTCCGCAAGCTCGTCGGCTTCCTCAAGGGACAGGGCACCGTCCCGGGCATCCAGCTCGCCCATGCCGGCCGTAAGGCGTCCACCGACGCCCCCTGGAGGGGCGGTGCGCCGCTCGATGCCGACCAGGGGAGCTGGCGGACGCTGGCGCCGAGCCCGATTCCGTTCGACGAGGGTCACCCGGTGCCGGACGAGCTGTCCGTGGAGCGGATCGGCGAGATCATCCGCCAGTTCGCGGACGCCGCCCGGCGCGCGCTCGCGGCCGGTTTCGAGGTGGCCGAGGTCCATGGCGCCCATGGCTACCTCATCGGCGAGTTCCTCTCCCCGCACAGCAACCACCGCACCGACGGCTATGGCGGCTCCTTCGAGAACCGCGTCCGCTTCGCCCTGGAGGTCGTCGACGCGGTCCGCGCGGTCTGGCCGGAGGACCTGCCGCTGTTCTTCCGTATCTCGGCCACCGACTGGCTGGAGGAGAACGGCTGGACCCCGGAGGACACCGTCCGGCTCGCCGCCCTGCTGAAGGACCATGGAGTGGACCTTCTCGACGTCTCCAGCGGTGGCAACGCCGCCGGTGTGCGCATTCCGACGGGGCCGGGCTACCAGGTGCGGTTCGCCGAGCGGGTGCGCCGGGAGACCGGGCTGCCGGTGGCCGCGGTCGGGCTGATCACCGAGGCGGAGCAGGCCGAGAAGATCGTCACCAACGGTGAGGCGGACGCCGTCCTGCTGGGCCGCGAGCTGCTCCGGGACCCCTACTTCGCCCGCCGCGCGGCGACCGAACTGGGCGGTCAGGTGCGCAACCCGGACCAGTACCACCGCGCGGTCCGGTAG
- a CDS encoding D-alanyl-D-alanine carboxypeptidase family protein — MERRGGMAIRRWGTAVIASAAALTVAVPANAAQATEARSGPTEVSAKGAYLLDNNTNKELWAKAADTKRPMASTTKLMTAVVVLDTRGLELGKKVTVKQSYIDYTARVGGSKADLQKGDKLTVKQLLYGLLLPSGCDAAMALADTFGTGDTTAKRTKSFIAQMNKKASALGMTKSHYDTFDGISEGGQNYTTPRDMAKLARHALGNSTLGTVVKSVDTIQKAPAANGRTRTYYWNNTNRLLGSYSGAIGIKTGTGTAPGRCLVFAAKRDGRTVVGVILNAPKRYPDAKKMLDWAFRSHTKVTWRQLPKGTPQD, encoded by the coding sequence ATGGAAAGACGTGGGGGTATGGCGATCCGCCGTTGGGGGACGGCGGTCATCGCCTCGGCGGCGGCCTTGACGGTCGCCGTACCGGCGAACGCGGCCCAGGCCACCGAGGCCAGGAGCGGCCCGACGGAGGTCAGTGCCAAGGGCGCGTATCTGCTGGACAACAACACCAACAAGGAGCTGTGGGCCAAGGCGGCCGACACCAAGCGGCCGATGGCGAGCACCACCAAGCTCATGACGGCGGTCGTGGTGCTGGACACCCGGGGGCTCGAACTCGGCAAGAAGGTCACCGTCAAGCAGTCGTACATCGACTACACCGCCCGCGTCGGCGGTAGCAAGGCGGACCTGCAGAAGGGGGACAAGCTCACCGTCAAGCAGTTGCTGTACGGCCTGCTGCTGCCGTCCGGCTGCGACGCGGCCATGGCGCTCGCGGACACGTTCGGCACCGGTGACACCACCGCCAAGCGCACCAAGTCTTTCATCGCGCAGATGAACAAGAAGGCGTCCGCGCTGGGGATGACCAAATCCCACTACGACACCTTCGACGGCATCTCGGAGGGCGGACAGAACTACACCACGCCCCGCGACATGGCCAAGCTGGCCAGGCACGCGCTGGGCAACTCCACCCTCGGCACGGTCGTCAAGTCGGTCGACACCATCCAGAAGGCCCCGGCCGCCAACGGCAGGACCAGGACGTACTACTGGAACAACACCAACAGACTGCTGGGCTCGTACAGCGGCGCGATCGGCATCAAGACGGGCACCGGCACCGCGCCCGGCAGGTGTCTCGTCTTCGCCGCGAAGCGTGACGGACGCACCGTCGTGGGCGTGATCCTCAACGCCCCCAAGCGCTACCCGGACGCGAAGAAGATGCTCGACTGGGCCTTCCGGTCCCACACCAAGGTGACCTGGCGCCAGCTACCCAAGGGCACACCGCAGGACTGA
- a CDS encoding ArsR/SmtB family transcription factor codes for MQTQTTSTGPQPQATGRSLEHPRREAIRLEDVLHALSDPMRMRVVRTLAEESAELTCSVIDLPVSKSTTTHHFRVLRESGVIHQIYRGTAKMNALRREDLDALFPGLLDSVLAAAALQEGRLGGDRG; via the coding sequence GTGCAGACGCAGACCACGTCGACCGGGCCCCAGCCACAGGCGACGGGGCGCTCGCTGGAGCACCCACGGCGCGAGGCGATCCGCCTCGAGGATGTGCTGCACGCGCTCTCCGACCCCATGCGGATGCGGGTGGTGCGGACGCTCGCCGAGGAGTCCGCCGAGCTGACCTGCTCGGTCATCGACCTGCCGGTCAGCAAGTCCACCACCACCCACCACTTCCGGGTGCTGCGCGAATCCGGGGTGATCCACCAGATCTACCGGGGCACCGCCAAGATGAACGCGCTGCGCCGGGAGGACCTAGACGCGCTGTTCCCTGGTCTGCTCGACAGCGTCCTCGCCGCCGCGGCCCTCCAGGAGGGGCGCCTCGGCGGCGACCGGGGCTGA
- a CDS encoding phospholipid scramblase-related protein has protein sequence MTSHPNTPAGWYADPQGTPNQLRWWDGAQWTAHTHQGQPGQAPPTQAAPPNPNPARVQHQVQRQAHVGPTMGGSGTLFTEPVLVVNQKAKLIELTNEYSVFDQQGRTLGSVVQVGQSTLKKVARFVSSLDQFMTHKLEIRDANGQPHLVLTRPAKFIKSKVVVTRPDGQPVGEIVQQNVIGKINFGMLVNGQQVGAIKAENWRAWNFAIVDHTDSEVARITKTFEGLAKTMFTTADNYVLQIHRQLPDPLLSLVIATALTVDTALKQDSRGLG, from the coding sequence ATGACATCACATCCGAACACCCCTGCGGGCTGGTACGCGGACCCCCAGGGCACCCCGAACCAGCTCCGCTGGTGGGACGGTGCCCAGTGGACCGCGCATACGCACCAGGGCCAGCCCGGCCAGGCCCCTCCGACGCAGGCCGCCCCGCCCAACCCCAACCCCGCCAGGGTCCAGCACCAGGTGCAGCGGCAGGCGCATGTGGGGCCCACGATGGGCGGCAGCGGCACGCTGTTCACCGAACCGGTGCTGGTGGTGAACCAGAAGGCCAAGCTGATCGAGCTCACCAATGAGTACAGCGTCTTCGACCAGCAGGGGCGCACTCTCGGTTCGGTGGTCCAGGTCGGCCAGAGCACGCTGAAGAAGGTCGCGCGGTTCGTCTCGAGCCTCGACCAGTTCATGACGCACAAGCTGGAGATCCGCGACGCCAACGGGCAGCCGCATCTGGTGCTCACCCGGCCCGCGAAGTTCATCAAGTCCAAAGTGGTGGTGACCCGCCCGGACGGGCAGCCGGTCGGCGAGATCGTCCAGCAGAACGTCATCGGCAAGATCAACTTCGGCATGCTGGTCAACGGCCAGCAGGTCGGGGCCATCAAGGCGGAGAACTGGCGGGCCTGGAACTTCGCCATCGTCGACCACACGGACAGCGAGGTCGCCCGGATCACCAAGACCTTCGAGGGCCTGGCGAAGACGATGTTCACGACGGCGGACAACTACGTACTGCAGATCCACCGCCAGCTCCCCGATCCGCTGCTGAGCCTGGTGATCGCCACGGCCCTGACCGTGGACACCGCGCTCAAGCAGGACTCGCGCGGATTGGGCTGA
- a CDS encoding N-acetylglucosamine kinase: MGDTVPDDAVTHVLGIDSGGSGVRVAVARADAPGVRGAGARADAPGGSAEQPPAWSSPPAWFSPLTWSSSTPAAVGDRGIDAESLLARVLPAARELLREAGARRLGAVCVGAAGMATLGDDLRARLPDALADVFGVRRLALAADAVTAYAGALGQRPGAVVAAGTGLIALGAVPEGFVGGLGGTDGESAADGVSRTGGLRDAYGVSGTDATATDATATDGDTRRATGGWRRADGWGHLLGDCGGGAWIGRAGLEAAMRAYDGREGGSKPLLARLEAVFGPATGLPGRLYPRPDRPAVLASFAPEVGRCAGEDPVAEAILRAAARHIAEAAEAVCPRLESSEVALTGGLFRMGAPLLTPVREELAARLPRVRVTEAAGDPLDGALCVAAALAADRLRLPRDPALLSIV; this comes from the coding sequence GTGGGCGACACGGTGCCCGACGATGCGGTGACGCATGTGCTCGGGATCGATTCGGGCGGTTCCGGCGTACGGGTGGCGGTGGCACGCGCGGACGCTCCCGGCGTACGGGGTGCGGGGGCCCGCGCAGACGCTCCCGGCGGCTCCGCGGAGCAGCCACCGGCCTGGTCCTCGCCACCGGCTTGGTTTTCACCACTGACCTGGTCCTCGTCCACGCCCGCCGCCGTCGGCGACCGGGGCATCGACGCGGAGAGCCTGCTGGCGCGGGTCCTGCCCGCCGCCCGGGAGCTGCTGCGCGAGGCCGGGGCCCGGCGCCTCGGCGCGGTCTGTGTCGGCGCGGCGGGCATGGCCACACTCGGCGACGATCTGCGCGCCAGGCTTCCGGACGCGCTGGCCGACGTCTTCGGCGTACGGCGACTCGCCCTGGCGGCCGACGCGGTGACCGCGTACGCCGGGGCCTTGGGACAGCGTCCCGGCGCGGTGGTCGCGGCGGGGACGGGCCTGATCGCGCTGGGCGCGGTGCCCGAGGGCTTCGTCGGTGGGCTGGGCGGTACGGACGGCGAGTCTGCCGCGGACGGCGTGTCCCGTACGGGCGGCCTGCGCGATGCGTACGGCGTATCCGGTACGGACGCCACGGCCACGGACGCCACGGCCACGGACGGCGACACCCGCCGGGCCACCGGCGGCTGGCGGCGCGCCGACGGCTGGGGTCATCTGCTGGGAGACTGCGGCGGCGGTGCGTGGATCGGCCGGGCGGGCCTGGAGGCGGCCATGCGCGCGTACGACGGACGCGAGGGCGGCTCGAAGCCGCTGCTGGCCCGCCTGGAAGCCGTGTTCGGCCCCGCGACCGGGCTGCCGGGACGGCTGTACCCGCGCCCGGACCGCCCCGCCGTCCTGGCCTCGTTCGCCCCCGAGGTGGGCCGGTGCGCCGGTGAGGATCCGGTCGCGGAGGCGATTCTGCGGGCGGCCGCCCGCCATATCGCCGAGGCCGCGGAGGCGGTCTGCCCCCGGCTGGAGTCGAGCGAGGTGGCGCTCACCGGCGGGCTGTTCCGCATGGGGGCGCCGCTGCTGACGCCCGTGCGCGAGGAGCTGGCGGCGCGGCTGCCCCGGGTCCGGGTCACGGAGGCGGCCGGGGATCCGCTGGACGGGGCGCTGTGCGTCGCGGCGGCGCTGGCGGCGGACCGACTGCGGCTGCCCCGGGACCCGGCGCTGCTCAGCATCGTCTGA
- a CDS encoding WD40/YVTN/BNR-like repeat-containing protein yields MNDVLLAVGTRKGLFLGRPGGQGGWDFTGPHFPMQAVYSVGIDTRGDRPRLLAGADSSHWGPSVFRSDDLGGSWHEPAKPAVKFPEGTDTSLERVWQLQPAGPDEPGVVYAGTQPGALFRSEDGGETFAFVRGLWDHPQRPEWGEGFGGQAVHTVVPDPRDPRALMVAVSSGGVYRSADGGESWAPSNSGLKADFLPDQYPEFGQCVHKVARDPVDLDRLYLQNHGGVYRSDDGGAHWAEIGKDLPADFGFAVAVHPRRSGVAYVFPVSDGSDRYPPGYRCRVFRTEDAGATWEERSAGMPDELHYGVVLRDALRTDDADPVGVYLGNRNGEVYASADEGESWRQIARHLPDVLCVRAAVIG; encoded by the coding sequence ATGAACGATGTCCTGCTCGCCGTCGGCACCCGCAAGGGTCTCTTCCTCGGCCGCCCCGGCGGCCAAGGGGGCTGGGATTTCACCGGCCCCCACTTCCCCATGCAGGCGGTGTACTCCGTCGGCATCGACACCCGGGGCGACCGCCCCCGGCTGCTGGCCGGTGCGGACAGCTCGCACTGGGGCCCCTCGGTCTTCCGCTCCGACGACCTCGGGGGTAGCTGGCACGAGCCCGCCAAGCCCGCGGTGAAGTTCCCCGAGGGCACCGACACCTCGCTGGAGCGGGTGTGGCAGCTCCAGCCCGCCGGGCCCGACGAGCCGGGGGTGGTCTACGCGGGCACCCAGCCGGGCGCGCTGTTCCGCTCCGAGGACGGCGGGGAGACCTTCGCGTTCGTGCGCGGTTTGTGGGACCACCCGCAGCGGCCGGAGTGGGGCGAGGGGTTCGGCGGGCAGGCCGTGCATACGGTCGTCCCCGATCCGAGGGACCCGCGGGCGCTCATGGTCGCCGTGTCCTCCGGCGGGGTGTACCGCTCCGCGGACGGCGGGGAGAGCTGGGCACCGTCCAACAGCGGACTCAAGGCGGATTTCCTGCCGGATCAGTACCCGGAGTTCGGCCAGTGCGTCCACAAGGTCGCCCGGGACCCGGTCGACCTCGACCGGCTCTATCTGCAGAACCACGGCGGGGTGTACCGCAGCGACGACGGCGGGGCGCACTGGGCCGAGATCGGCAAGGACCTCCCGGCGGACTTCGGCTTCGCGGTCGCCGTCCATCCGCGCCGCAGCGGCGTCGCGTACGTCTTCCCGGTCAGCGACGGCTCGGACCGCTATCCCCCGGGCTACCGCTGCCGGGTGTTCCGCACCGAGGACGCGGGCGCCACCTGGGAGGAGCGCTCCGCCGGGATGCCGGACGAGCTGCACTACGGGGTGGTGCTGAGGGACGCGCTGCGCACCGATGACGCCGACCCGGTCGGGGTCTACCTCGGCAATCGCAACGGCGAGGTGTACGCGAGCGCCGACGAGGGCGAGAGCTGGCGGCAGATCGCCCGCCATCTCCCCGATGTGCTGTGCGTCCGGGCCGCCGTGATCGGCTGA
- a CDS encoding uracil-DNA glycosylase produces the protein MAARPLNEIVEAGWAKALEPVEERIAAMGDFLRAEIAAGRTYLPAGPNVLRAFQQPFDEVKVLIVGQDPYPTPGHAVGLSFSVAPEVRPLPGSLENIYRELHTDLGLPRPSNGDLTPWTQQGVLLLNKALTTAPRRPAAHRGKGWEDVTEQAIRALAGRGRPLVSILWGRDARNVRPLLGALPAVESAHPSPMSADRGFFGSRPFSRANDLLVQQGAQPVDWRLP, from the coding sequence GTGGCAGCACGACCCTTGAATGAAATTGTGGAAGCGGGCTGGGCCAAGGCACTTGAGCCCGTCGAGGAACGCATCGCGGCGATGGGCGACTTCCTGCGGGCCGAGATCGCGGCAGGCCGTACCTATCTGCCCGCCGGGCCGAATGTGCTGCGCGCCTTCCAGCAGCCCTTCGACGAGGTGAAGGTGCTGATCGTGGGTCAGGACCCGTATCCGACACCCGGACACGCGGTGGGCCTCAGCTTCTCGGTGGCGCCCGAGGTCCGGCCGCTTCCCGGCAGCCTGGAGAACATCTACCGCGAGCTGCACACCGACCTCGGCCTGCCGCGCCCGTCCAACGGCGATCTGACGCCCTGGACCCAGCAGGGCGTCCTGCTGCTCAACAAGGCGCTCACCACGGCTCCGCGCCGGCCCGCCGCCCACCGCGGCAAGGGCTGGGAGGACGTCACCGAGCAGGCCATCCGGGCGCTGGCCGGGCGCGGCCGCCCCCTGGTCTCCATCCTGTGGGGCCGCGACGCCCGCAACGTACGGCCGCTGCTGGGCGCCCTTCCGGCGGTCGAGTCCGCGCACCCCTCCCCCATGTCCGCCGACCGGGGGTTTTTCGGCTCACGTCCGTTCAGCCGCGCCAACGACCTGCTCGTACAGCAGGGGGCCCAACCCGTGGACTGGCGCCTTCCCTGA